CCGGAGGACTTCCTGGCGGCGCAGGAGGGGGCGCCGTACCTGGCGGCCCTGGAGCCCTTCTCGCCCTCCGTCTTCCTCGACCTGCCGCCGACGCCGGGGCGCCCGGCCGACTccatcgacgacgacgacccggACCTCGTCCTCCCCTTCATCTCCCGGATGCTCATGGAGGAGGACATCGACGACAAGTTCTTCTACCAGTTCCCCGACCACCCCGCGCTCCTCACTGCCCAGCAGCCCTACGCGCAGATcctctccgcctccgcctcctctcCGTCCGACGACTCCTCCTACGCCGCCACCAACACCACCGCAACCACAACCAGCAGCAGCGGCTTGGGGACCTGCGGCGGCAACTCCACCCTCTCGCCCTCCTCCGACGCCCCCGCATCCTGGCCGCACTACGAGGACACAGTCGACCTCTCCTACCTGCTCCGCTCCCCGCCGTACCCTTCTCCTGACACGGGGGTCGGCCTCGACGACTTCGCTGGACTCCTGTCGCCGGCACAAGCTCAAGACGACGCCACCGCGGGAGGATTCCACTTCCACCAGAGTCCGCCGTTttcggatggcggcggcggcggcggcgacagagGAGAAGCCCAACGGCAGCAACCTTCCCTCGCCGCCAAGAACGCCGGCGGAGCCCAACATCAGGGCGGCATCCAGAGCTCCAACGCGTTCTCCAGTgacaaggaggaagaggaggagccgaaggcagagtccagcaccTTTCCTGCTGGCGACGGCGACCACGCCGCGCTCGCCTCGGCCTTCTTCGGCGCCCAGAATGGGGGAAACATGGACTTGCTCAGCATGGCGTTCCTCAAAGGCATGGAGGAGGCCAAGAAGTTCTTGCCTACCACCAACAGCCTTCTCATCGACCTTGATGACACCTCCGGCAAATCCTTGCCTAAAGACAGAGACAGCAAGCCCTCCACCGCCTTTGCTGCTACCCAagtgaaggaggaggaggagcaggtggtgAATGCAATATCAATGTTTGGGGGAAGCAGAAGCACCAATGGCAGGGGCCGCAAGAACCGGCACGCCGAGGAGGATGATTTGGAGGCAGAGACAGGCAGGAACAGCAAGATGATGATGCCAGAGCAGGAGGAAACCGGTGCCAACGAGCTGTACAATGAAATCATGAATTGTACCTATGAGGGGTTCATGAAGCGCATGGAGGACCTGCGCATCGCCATGGACAGCGAGTCTGAAAAGAGCGCCAGGAAGGTCAGCAGGAAGGGGGCGCGGGGGAAGCAGAGTCTCGTGAATGAGGTCGTCGACCTGCGCACCATGCTCATCCACTGTGCGCAGTCGGTGGCCAGCGGTGATCGCCGGAGCGCAACTGAGGTGCTGAAGCAGATCAAGCAGCACTCCTCGCCCAGAGGGGATGCCACACAGAGGCTGGCTCATTGTTTCGCCATGGGACTGGAGGCACGGCTTGCAGGCACGGGGAGCCAGGCGTACCAGTCGCTCATGGCACAGCACACCTCTGTCGTGGATTTTCTCAAGGCATACAGGCTGTACGTGGCAGCCTGCTGCTTCATGAAGGTGAAtttcatcttctcccacatgacAGTTGGTGACGCCGTGGCAGGGAGGAGCAAGTTGCACATTGTGGAGTATGGTGTGCAGCATGGATTCCAGTATCCAGGTTTGTTCCATCTACTAGCAAGGAGGGAAGGTGGACCACCAGAGGTGAGGGTCACCGCAATTGACGTCCCACAGCCCGGGTTTCGCCCAGCCCACCAGATTGAAGAAACAGGCCGCCGTCTCAGCAACATTGCCCGTGAGATGGGCGTGCCATTCAAGTTCCGTGGTATTGCAGCAAAGTGGGAGGACGTCCGTGCTAAGGACCTCAATATTGATCCGGGTGAGGTGCTTGTTGTCAACAGTGAGTGCTATATCGGCAACTTGATGGACGAGAGCGTTTTGGTGGACAGCCCGAGCCCTAGGGATACGGTCCTCAACAACATCCGGGAGATGCGGCCCAATGTGTTCATCCATACCATAGTAAATGGAACATATGGTGCAACATTCTTTTTGACACGGTTCCGGGAGGCACTCTTCTTTTTCTCGGCACAATTTGACATGATCGATGCGACCATCCCAAGGGACAATGCTGAACGGCTGCTGATCGAGCGGAATATCTTTGGGTCGTTTGCCCTGAATGTGATTGCTTGTGAGGGTGCAGACAGGGTGGAACGGCCTGAAACTTATAAGCAATGGCAGGTGCGAAACCACAGGGCTGGGCTGAGGCAGCTACCACTGAATCCAGAGGTTGTCAAGGCTGCCACGGACAAGGTCAAGAATTATTATCATAGAGACTTCCTCGTGGATGAGGATAACCGTTGGTTGCTGGTCGGATGGAAGGGACGTGTGCTCTATGCCATGTCGACATGGGTTGCTGAGGATAATAAACCCATCTTTTAGTGCCTGAATCCAACTATAGATTATATTGATATTTGATAGATGGTCTATGTTGAACCATGATCCAGCACTATGTTAAACCATGATCCAGCACCTTGTGGTTTAGTGGACTTATGTTTCTAGAGAGTTTAGTGCTGAAACCTGAGATAGAAACAATTAGAGCTACATAGGTTGTAGATATAGTTCTTGATATATTGCAGAGTTGTAATAATCTACTATGTACAATGTACACTAGACTTAAAACCCTGTAGCTGACAAGTGGTTACATGTTTGACCTCTGAAGGCTTAAACCCTGAAAAGTATCTAATGATGCATGATATCGAGCAACCTGTGTTTCAGTGGATTTATGTTGCTAGAGGGTTTAGTGCAGAAACTTGCCAGGTAGAAATAAGTAGATGCTTACGGCTACATAGGTTGTGGATATAGTTCTTGATATATTGCAGAGTTGTAATATTATATACTATGTACACCAGAATTTGTAACAGTATACTATCTACACAAAGAATTGAACCCTGTCGCTGACAAGCAATTTTATGGGCTACATGTTTGACCTCATGTTCTTTTTTGAAGGCTTAGTAAATCCTGAAAAGTATTCTGCCTTGTGAAGTTCTGTTTCTGCTGTAGCATCAGACTGTTGGCATCTCCTTCACTGCTGGGTGTGAGTAAGCATTGAAGTTGCACTGATTAATTAGAGTATTCCATTTTACAATCTCATTCCTTTTGGTGATATTCTGATATGCAAGTTCATTTTTCCCACAGTTTTGTGTCACAGGCCTCGGTTTTGCACCATTTTTCTCAATTTAGATAACGACAGCTAAAAGTAGTCAAAGTATTCAGGATTAGGTCGAGATTGTTTCTGCTGTTCTTGCACAAACACAGACACCTCACACCGTGGACAAGATCTGGTCGCTGCCATGGTCGCCAACTCGCCATCCTGGAACCTTCCCCGTGTTGCCCCTCCTCGGCAGGCAGCATCTCCTTCAAATTTCCCACCGTCAAAGCTGCGGCCGCCATCCTCACCTGCCTTTCCCCACGAAACATCGCACTCTAGTAAGCTAAGCAGCAGGCTGATTCGACACGCAAAGCTCCGATTTTGACCGCCGGCGAGCCATGTCCGCCGCGCCGGAGGAGTTCCTGGCCCAGGGGGCCTACCTCGCCGCCCCCGAGCCCTTCTCCCCCTCCATCTTCCTCGACCTGCCCCCGATGCCCCGCCCCGATGGCGATGACCCGACCTCCGACGACCCGGCCTCCTCCGACGACCTCGTCCTCCCCTTCATCTCGCGGATGCTCATGGAGGAGGACATCGACGACAAGTTCTTCTACCAGTTCAGCACCCAGCAGCCGTACGCACAGATCCTCTCCGACACCACCGCCGCCTCCTCATCCGACTCCGCCGCCGTCACCAGCTCAGGGGCCGGCGGCCGCTCCACcgtctcctcgtcctcctccgccccCGCATCTGCCGACCCCACCTGGCCCTACGACCCAATAGAGCTCTCCCAGCTGCTGCGCTCCCCTCCGTACCCGGACATGGGGGTGGGGCTCGATGACTTCACCGCCGATGAGGTCAACGCCGTCTTCTTGCCGGGACAAGACACCGTGTTCCAGCTGAATCCAGCGTTCTTGGATACCGCCGCCGGCTGACCGCTTCCCTCACCGCCCAGAATGCTGGCGGTGGTGGAGGCCAACAGCAGCGCGCTTCCCTCGTTGCCAAGGACGCCAGCGGTGGCGT
This sequence is a window from Miscanthus floridulus cultivar M001 chromosome 10, ASM1932011v1, whole genome shotgun sequence. Protein-coding genes within it:
- the LOC136487282 gene encoding scarecrow-like protein 34 — translated: MSAMPEDFLAAQEGAPYLAALEPFSPSVFLDLPPTPGRPADSIDDDDPDLVLPFISRMLMEEDIDDKFFYQFPDHPALLTAQQPYAQILSASASSPSDDSSYAATNTTATTTSSSGLGTCGGNSTLSPSSDAPASWPHYEDTVDLSYLLRSPPYPSPDTGVGLDDFAGLLSPAQAQDDATAGGFHFHQSPPFSDGGGGGGDRGEAQRQQPSLAAKNAGGAQHQGGIQSSNAFSSDKEEEEEPKAESSTFPAGDGDHAALASAFFGAQNGGNMDLLSMAFLKGMEEAKKFLPTTNSLLIDLDDTSGKSLPKDRDSKPSTAFAATQVKEEEEQVVNAISMFGGSRSTNGRGRKNRHAEEDDLEAETGRNSKMMMPEQEETGANELYNEIMNCTYEGFMKRMEDLRIAMDSESEKSARKVSRKGARGKQSLVNEVVDLRTMLIHCAQSVASGDRRSATEVLKQIKQHSSPRGDATQRLAHCFAMGLEARLAGTGSQAYQSLMAQHTSVVDFLKAYRLYVAACCFMKVNFIFSHMTVGDAVAGRSKLHIVEYGVQHGFQYPGLFHLLARREGGPPEVRVTAIDVPQPGFRPAHQIEETGRRLSNIAREMGVPFKFRGIAAKWEDVRAKDLNIDPGEVLVVNSECYIGNLMDESVLVDSPSPRDTVLNNIREMRPNVFIHTIVNGTYGATFFLTRFREALFFFSAQFDMIDATIPRDNAERLLIERNIFGSFALNVIACEGADRVERPETYKQWQVRNHRAGLRQLPLNPEVVKAATDKVKNYYHRDFLVDEDNRWLLVGWKGRVLYAMSTWVAEDNKPIF